In Deltaproteobacteria bacterium, the sequence TAGTATTATTGGCCCTTGTTTTTCACCATAACGGCGAAAATGCTAAAATCTGGACAAAACCGACCGCATAAATCACATCCAGTACAATCATCAGGTCGAGCTACTATTGGGGGATGATACCCTTTGGCATTATAAGCCTGATCAAGCTCGAGACATTTTGTGGGACAAAACTCAACACAAAAGCCACAACCTTTGCATTTTTCACGGTCGATATAAACAACACCGCTAACTTTTTTATTTTTTTTTGTCCCCGCCACTTCAGACACACTTTCAGTTGCTGATTGTGTGCTTTGCGTAGGTTGCAACATAATTTTTGACACTCCACATCCCTTAAACAATAACCTAATAGCCCTGGCTTAGTGTTGCCACTAGGGGAGTTAAAAAATTTAAGACTCTGCACTTCTTAAGAGTTTTTTAGCAGTTGCCCCTTATCTCT encodes:
- a CDS encoding ferredoxin family protein, whose protein sequence is MLQPTQSTQSATESVSEVAGTKKNKKVSGVVYIDREKCKGCGFCVEFCPTKCLELDQAYNAKGYHPPIVARPDDCTGCDLCGRFCPDFSIFAVMVKNKGQ